GACATAGCGACGAGCAAAATCCAGGTTGGCCTCAATCGAGGCCCTGGTATCGTCCGGGTTGCCGACAATCAGGCCGCCCACGACATAGAGGCCGTTCCGGTGCAGATGATCGATCGCCCGGCGGGCTGCGTTGCGGACGACGTGCCCATGAGCGCGTTCTTCATTCTTCGATCGCGCCCGCAAGAAACTCAGATCACTCTCCAGCACATTCTCGATCCCGAGGAACACGTAGCGGAAGCCCGCCCGGCGCATGAGCGGCGCCAGCGTGGCGCCGTGGTTGGCGAGGGCGGAAGTCATCGCCTGCACAATGTATTCGGCCCGGTTCAGACGGGCGTCGATGAGGGCGCGGCAAAAGGCCTCAAAGCGCGCCACATCGAGTGTAATGTTGTCGTCGACCAGGAAGATCGTGCGTGCACCGCGATCCAGCGCGTCGCGGATGTCTTCCAGCACCCGATCCATCCGGTACGTGTGGAAATTGCGGCCCCGCAGCGCGACGATCGAGCAGAAACTGCAGTCAAATGTGCAGCCGCGCGAGGTTTCGACGACGTCGACCGGGCGGCCCATCAGGGTATACCCATCGAGCACTCGTGCACCGCGATTCGGAAGACGGATCTCATCTCCGTTCAGGCGGCTGACGGGCCGGTCGGGATTTTGAGAAAACCTGTCACCGTCGCGATACCATAGTCCCTCAATGTGCCCGTAACCGTTGCCCCGCTCCAGCGCCCGCACAAGTTCGCGGAAGGTGATCTCTCCTTCGCCGCGCACCAGAAAGTCCGCGGCGCCGGCGTAGGCTTCGGGCGCCAGGCTGGGATCGTAGCCGCCGGCGACAATGCGCGCCGCCGGCCGCAGCGAGCGCACCAGTTCGGCTATCCTCAACGCGCTTCGGCGCTGAAAGGTCATTACGGACAGCCCTACCAGGTCCGGCTCAAACTGGCGCACGAGCCGCTCGATGCTTGCGCGCACGCGACGCTGGACCAGGATCAAGTCGGCGACGGCGACCCTGTGATGCGCGTCGATGTTTCCTGCCAGAGAGGTAAGGGAGGCAGTCGGCAGCCGCATCCCATGCGCAGGCATGTGTTCGAAGGAATCCGGCATGGAGAGCAGCAGAATATTCATGTGGTTCTTGCTGCGCCTGCTTACTTAATGGCCTTCTTCGCCTTTTCTATGGTCGCCCGAGAGAAGTAGGCGCAGACACCCTTCTTGGCATCGGGCTGGATGGCGGCCGCCTTCACCGCTTCCTTCAGCCGTTTCTCCGGCACGCCAAGCTCCACTGCCCAGTTTGCGACGGTCTTCATTTCCTCAGCCATGATTCTGGCCCTCCTTTGATGAATCGACGGTTGCAGCATCATATCACGCTTGCAGATTCCACTGAATCTGCCGGACAATTATTTGGCGCGCGCCAGGAGTTTCTGCAGGATAGCTGAAATCAGGAGCGCGGGAAGGTTCCTTCAGATTGGAGAAGACGACGGTGTCATACCCTGATCTTTCTTCCGAGGGAGGGAAACTCGGCATCATCGGGCTTCCCTTCGACGAAAACTCCTCTTTTCTGACGGGAGCAGCGGGAGCGCCCCCTTTGATAAGAGCAGCCCTCTTTTCGGAGGCTTCGAATCTCTGGAGCGAAAACGGGACCAACCTTGGTGATGTGTCGCTCATCAGGGATGCCGGTGATGTCGCGGCTGTTGCCGGCGTGGACCTGGTTTTCCTGATCGAAGAATCAGTGCGGGTGCTGCTCGACCGGAAGCTGCGGCCGATTGCGCTGGGTGGCGATCATGCGATTACCTACCCCGTGATCCGAGCAATTGCCCGGAGCTATGCCGGTCTGACCGTCCTGGACTTCGATGCTCACCCGGATCTGTATGACGAGTTTCAGGGCAGCCGCCGCTCTCACGCCTGCCCATTTGCAAGAATCATGGAGGAAGGGCTGGTGCGCCGTCTTGTGCAGGTTGGGATCCGTTCGATGAACGGGCACCAGCGTCGCCAGGCGGAAAAGTTTGGGGTTGAGGTGATCGAGATGAAGGATTGGCGCGACCTGCTGCTCGTGCTGGATTCACCCATGTACATCTCGTTCGACCTGGACGCCCTCGATCCCGCATTTGCCCCGGGCGTCTCCCACCGCGAGCCTGGGGGCCTTTCCGTGCGGCAGGCGCTGAGGGCGATTCAGACGCTGGACGCGGTTGTTGTCGGGGCGGATCTGGTCGAGTTCAATCCTCGAATGGATGCCATGAACACGACAGGAGTCGTCTGCGCGAAGCTCCTGAAGGAGATCGCGGCAAAAATGCTGGAAACCGCCTGACCGCTCAAAAGTGGATAGTCATGTTGACATGGTTTTGCTCCCGGTGGTGGTCACCACATGGGACGGCAAGCGCGTCACGGATTTGAAACCATCACAGCTAGAACCGTTTCCAGAGCGCGGCGGACAGTTTTTGCGAATGCCCGGCGATGCTCTCTTCATCCAGGTGCAAGAGGCGCTTATTCTTCATCAGAATTCTTCCGCCGACGATGGTGGTATCGACTATTGCCTGGGACAGCCCGAACACCAGATGAGCCGGGAAATTGTCTTCATTCATCCTCGTCGGGGGGAAGTAGTCGACGCAGATCAAATCTGCATTCCAGCCTTCCCTCAGTTGCCCTACCTTTTGGAAATAACGGTTGGAGATCTCCTGGTTGTTCCTGATCAGGAGGCCCACCGCCTCACCGAGCGCGGCACTGGGATCTTTTTGCGAGAGTCTCTGTGCCCAGATGGCGCTGCGCAGCTCCTCGCGCATGTTGCTGGTCATAGCGTCTGTTCCCAAACCGACCAGCACGCCCTTTCGCGTAGCCTTCAACAGATCCATCACGCCGACGGCATTATTCAGGTTGGATTGGGGATTATGGACGACGGCCGTCTGTGACTGGGCCAGCCGGTCCCATTCGTCATCATCCAGATGGACCGCATGGGCGCAGACGGTTCGTGGACCGAGGATGCCGTGATCCGATAAACGCTGAACCACATTCTTGCCGTAGCTACTCCGGGTAATCGTTTGATCCGCGACATCCTCGGCACAGTGTATGTGAAAACCAGCCTGATACTTCCCGGCCATTTCTGCGCACTTACGAAATGTTTTTTCCCCGAGGGTAAAGGAGGCATGCAATCCGAAAAGCGCCTTCAACTGGTTGTTGTTCACTTGCCGGCATTGCTCCATAAAGCGGAGATTTTCCTCGATTGCTTCCCGGGCGATGTCCTCTCCATCCCGGTCGGAAACCTCGTAGCAAAGACATGCCCGCAACCCCAATTCCTGAACCGCCTGGGCGATTCGGGTGAGGGATCCCTTTACGGCGTAAGGTGAGGCGTGATGATCGATGACCGTTGTGGTCCCATGGCGAATGGATTCCAGCCCCGCCACCAGCGCGCTGTAATAACAATCCTCGAGGGTAAGCCGTCGATCGAGGCGCCACCACAAATTGCGCAGTATTTCGGTAAAATTCCTCGCCGGTTCTGCCTTGGTCAGGCCTCGGGCGAAACTGGAATAAAAGTGGGTGTGGGCATTGACAAAGCCCGGCATGACTACCTTGCCATGAGCGTCGATGACCTGAGCCTTGAGATTCCTGGTGGACCTTTGCGGCACTATCTTCTTGATGAGGCCGCCTTCGATCAAAACCGCGTGGTTGGCGAGTACCCGGTTGGGATGCTCCAAAGTGACGATGATGCCGTTTTTGATCAGCATTCTTTTCATTTGGGATTCCGTTTCAATGGGAGAGAATATCGGCGCATGCCGTCAAAGGCATGCAGCGCGTTGGCCACCGAAGCTGCGGTAGGCGCCATCCCTATTTCTCCCACTCCCTTGGCACCAAAGGGTCCATGCGGATCGCCGGCTTCGACGCCGATCACGATTACCTCCGGCATCTGGGGCGCGCGCAGCACACCGCATTTGCCCAGTTTCAGAGACACCGGCCTCCCGTCTTTCATGGGGAAATCCTCGGTGAGGGCATATCCGAGTCCCATGTGCACGGCCCCTTCAATCTGGCCCTCGAACAGAGTGGGATTCATGATCCGGCCGACATCGTGCGCAGCGTAAATCTTGTCGATCTTCCCCTTTTCATCCAGCGTGACCACCTGGGTCGCGTAACCGTAGGAATAATGGGTCTCATGACCCACGTCCGGCTTCACTTCACCGATCTTCGACGTCCTGTTGTAGATCCATTCACCGGTGTATTCCTTGCCGGCCAGATCCTTGAGAGAACAATTCCTCAGGTCGGCGATCAGTCTTTCAGTGGCGACAATCAGCGAATTCCCCACCAGCGAGGTCCCGCGGGAGGCGGTGGTCATGCCGCAAACCGTTTCAGAGGCGGTATCGACTCGGACCTCGATGATCGAGGGATCAAGCCCTGTCCGCTCACAAACAGTCTGTATGGCCATCGTGTGGACTCCCTGGCCCATTTCCGTCCAACCATGATAGATAATCAGCTTGCTCCCGGATTCAACGACGATTTTGGCTCTGCCGATATCGGGAACGCCATTGCCGATCCCGGTATTTTTGATGGCGCAGGCGATACCCGCGTAGGGCGCCTGATAGAACACGTCCTTTACTGCCATCAGGGTCTCGCGCAGACCCACTCCGCCATGGAGGATCTGCCCGGTGACCGTTTCTTTCCCATCCGCCAGAGCATTGTCGTAGCGGAACTGCCAGCGGTCAAAGCCTCCCTGCCTGCACAGGTCGTCGACACAGCTCTCCATGGCGAACGTCGCTTGCGGGACGCCAAAGCCGCGCATTGCTCCGCAGGGGATATTGTTGGTGTACACAGCCCGCGAGCGCACGAGCACGTTGGGGACGGCGTAGGCGCCCGCGGCATGCCCC
This genomic interval from Terriglobia bacterium contains the following:
- the ssnA gene encoding putative aminohydrolase SsnA — encoded protein: MKRMLIKNGIIVTLEHPNRVLANHAVLIEGGLIKKIVPQRSTRNLKAQVIDAHGKVVMPGFVNAHTHFYSSFARGLTKAEPARNFTEILRNLWWRLDRRLTLEDCYYSALVAGLESIRHGTTTVIDHHASPYAVKGSLTRIAQAVQELGLRACLCYEVSDRDGEDIAREAIEENLRFMEQCRQVNNNQLKALFGLHASFTLGEKTFRKCAEMAGKYQAGFHIHCAEDVADQTITRSSYGKNVVQRLSDHGILGPRTVCAHAVHLDDDEWDRLAQSQTAVVHNPQSNLNNAVGVMDLLKATRKGVLVGLGTDAMTSNMREELRSAIWAQRLSQKDPSAALGEAVGLLIRNNQEISNRYFQKVGQLREGWNADLICVDYFPPTRMNEDNFPAHLVFGLSQAIVDTTIVGGRILMKNKRLLHLDEESIAGHSQKLSAALWKRF
- a CDS encoding B12-binding domain-containing radical SAM protein, producing the protein MNILLLSMPDSFEHMPAHGMRLPTASLTSLAGNIDAHHRVAVADLILVQRRVRASIERLVRQFEPDLVGLSVMTFQRRSALRIAELVRSLRPAARIVAGGYDPSLAPEAYAGAADFLVRGEGEITFRELVRALERGNGYGHIEGLWYRDGDRFSQNPDRPVSRLNGDEIRLPNRGARVLDGYTLMGRPVDVVETSRGCTFDCSFCSIVALRGRNFHTYRMDRVLEDIRDALDRGARTIFLVDDNITLDVARFEAFCRALIDARLNRAEYIVQAMTSALANHGATLAPLMRRAGFRYVFLGIENVLESDLSFLRARSKNEERAHGHVVRNAARRAIDHLHRNGLYVVGGLIVGNPDDTRASIEANLDFARRYVDWPYIQHPTPYPRTPMSNEFRARGLIVSDRWEEYDGTTAVVRSEHLAAEEIEFMRWRAERWMKLRHMPASFLHSPFFVARIGHRMLRHTFRGSTLRSMLGLEDARKAFERYRSRRRAERNYL
- the speB gene encoding agmatinase, which gives rise to MSYPDLSSEGGKLGIIGLPFDENSSFLTGAAGAPPLIRAALFSEASNLWSENGTNLGDVSLIRDAGDVAAVAGVDLVFLIEESVRVLLDRKLRPIALGGDHAITYPVIRAIARSYAGLTVLDFDAHPDLYDEFQGSRRSHACPFARIMEEGLVRRLVQVGIRSMNGHQRRQAEKFGVEVIEMKDWRDLLLVLDSPMYISFDLDALDPAFAPGVSHREPGGLSVRQALRAIQTLDAVVVGADLVEFNPRMDAMNTTGVVCAKLLKEIAAKMLETA